One segment of Persephonella sp. DNA contains the following:
- a CDS encoding DsrE/DsrF/DrsH-like family protein gives MSTRVGIILLSGTLDKAMPAFMLGTTAAALGFEVGIFFSFYGLTVIHKEKVKNLKVSPIGNPAMPMPVTIPQILTVMPGMMDFATGMMKKMMEKHNIPSIEELIKQALDMGVKLYPCQTAMQLFEFKKEDLIEGVEEPVGATTFLSFVNQADKPIVMNF, from the coding sequence ATGTCAACAAGAGTCGGAATTATACTTCTTAGCGGAACCCTTGATAAGGCTATGCCTGCTTTTATGCTTGGAACTACAGCTGCTGCACTGGGGTTTGAAGTTGGAATATTTTTCAGCTTTTACGGACTTACAGTAATACATAAAGAAAAAGTAAAAAACCTAAAAGTTTCTCCCATAGGTAACCCTGCAATGCCTATGCCCGTTACTATTCCTCAGATTTTGACTGTTATGCCGGGAATGATGGATTTTGCTACAGGAATGATGAAAAAGATGATGGAAAAACACAACATACCTTCAATAGAAGAGCTTATCAAACAGGCATTAGACATGGGTGTGAAACTGTATCCATGTCAGACAGCGATGCAACTATTTGAGTTTAAGAAGGAAGATCTTATTGAGGGTGTTGAGGAACCGGTAGGAGCTACAACATTTTTGAGTTTTGTTAATCAGGCTGATAAACCTATAGTTATGAATTTTTAG
- a CDS encoding GatB/YqeY domain-containing protein, whose amino-acid sequence MGQLLKKLQDEMKTAMKSGDKERLSVIRMLISEIKKVQIDKKKELSDDEIIQVLQRYAKQRKESIKQYREAGREDLAQKEEAELKVVQEFLPQPLSEEEIEKIVEQTIAETGASSMKDMGRVMKSVMEKVKGRADGSIVSSIVKKKLS is encoded by the coding sequence ATGGGTCAGCTTCTTAAGAAGCTACAGGATGAGATGAAAACCGCTATGAAAAGCGGTGATAAGGAAAGGCTATCTGTAATAAGAATGTTGATCTCTGAAATAAAAAAAGTTCAGATAGACAAGAAAAAAGAACTGTCAGATGATGAGATCATTCAGGTTTTGCAGAGATATGCAAAACAGAGAAAAGAATCTATAAAACAGTATAGAGAAGCAGGTAGAGAAGACCTTGCCCAGAAAGAAGAGGCAGAACTTAAAGTTGTTCAGGAATTTTTGCCACAGCCTTTATCTGAAGAGGAGATTGAGAAGATTGTTGAACAGACAATAGCGGAAACAGGAGCTTCCTCCATGAAAGATATGGGCAGGGTTATGAAATCTGTTATGGAAAAAGTAAAAGGAAGGGCTGACGGAAGCATTGTCAGCAGTATAGTAAAGAAAAAACTGTCCTGA
- a CDS encoding redoxin domain-containing protein, translating to MSEIILVGQEVPDFEMETYEPETGKFGTFSLKKAKEEGKWTILFFYPADFTFVCPTELADLAEIYPQLKELGAEVVSVSTDTKFVHLAWHRDEKLLEKVKYPMGADPTGKVSRMFGVYDEATGLALRGTFIISPEGKLVGSEVNFYNVGRNADELLRKMKANAYLIGHPEEACPAKWEPGKKTLKPSEELVGHVYEALNE from the coding sequence ATGTCAGAAATTATTTTGGTTGGTCAGGAAGTTCCTGATTTTGAGATGGAAACTTACGAACCTGAAACAGGAAAATTTGGAACATTTTCCCTCAAAAAGGCTAAAGAAGAAGGAAAATGGACAATTCTTTTCTTCTACCCGGCAGACTTTACATTTGTGTGCCCAACAGAACTTGCAGATCTTGCAGAGATTTATCCTCAACTGAAGGAATTAGGTGCTGAAGTGGTGTCTGTATCTACAGATACTAAATTTGTTCACCTTGCCTGGCACAGAGATGAAAAACTTCTTGAAAAAGTAAAATATCCTATGGGAGCAGATCCTACAGGAAAAGTTTCAAGAATGTTCGGTGTTTATGACGAGGCTACAGGTCTTGCTCTCAGAGGAACATTCATAATTTCTCCTGAAGGAAAACTTGTCGGTTCTGAAGTAAACTTCTACAACGTAGGAAGAAATGCTGATGAACTTCTGAGAAAAATGAAAGCTAACGCCTACCTTATCGGACACCCAGAAGAGGCATGTCCTGCAAAATGGGAGCCTGGAAAGAAAACCCTCAAACCATCTGAAGAACTTGTTGGACATGTTTACGAAGCACTTAATGAGTAA
- a CDS encoding PAS domain-containing methyl-accepting chemotaxis protein, with translation MGRKRPEPINKESIFRPDEIFFSSTDLKGIILSGNDVFQRISKYSMEELLGSPHNIIRHPDMPKIVFKLLWDYIQSGKSIVAYVKNLAKDGSYYWVLATVIPIKDKEGNIVEYISIRIKPTTGFFEKIPAVYEHLLQIEKEGGMEASYRALMEILEKLGYKSYDDFMKEILSAEVKDKLSLLKADIPSTKCENLYIKEIIIKLKHLEDLVDRLFSDISHFEELRKLFNEKSESIYRASDEIRLTALNSSIESIKLGSKGSVFSVISSEMRKNSEEEGRIISQMKVLIQRISENIREIVYTVSLSKIEIVMFSRFLNSLIESVSKQVINERSEDMKNFVFLIQSSLDYFRKLSNIMEESIKLLEDLNKNMRKLKVLIEELEAVYFRGLIESGYLDRTNFPIIFNYVKDLVNKTKVDISGIENPLTKILNRSIATEETVNDIINSLETINKDLEKILQN, from the coding sequence ATGGGGAGAAAACGTCCTGAACCGATAAATAAGGAATCTATATTCAGACCTGACGAGATCTTTTTTTCAAGTACAGATCTCAAAGGCATAATCCTTTCTGGAAATGATGTGTTCCAGAGGATAAGTAAATATTCTATGGAAGAACTTTTAGGCAGTCCCCACAATATAATAAGGCACCCTGATATGCCTAAAATAGTTTTTAAACTTCTGTGGGATTACATACAATCAGGAAAATCAATCGTCGCATACGTAAAAAATCTTGCTAAAGATGGAAGTTACTACTGGGTATTGGCAACAGTAATACCTATAAAAGATAAAGAGGGCAATATCGTAGAATACATTTCTATAAGGATAAAACCAACAACAGGTTTTTTTGAAAAAATACCTGCAGTTTATGAACATCTTCTCCAGATTGAAAAAGAAGGAGGTATGGAAGCCTCTTACAGGGCTCTTATGGAAATTTTGGAAAAGCTTGGTTACAAAAGCTATGATGATTTTATGAAAGAGATACTATCTGCTGAGGTTAAAGACAAACTTTCCCTTTTAAAAGCAGACATACCATCCACAAAATGTGAAAATCTATATATAAAAGAAATAATCATAAAACTAAAACATCTTGAAGATCTGGTAGACAGGCTGTTTTCAGACATTTCCCATTTTGAGGAGCTAAGAAAACTTTTTAATGAAAAGTCAGAGAGTATATACAGAGCTTCCGACGAGATCAGATTAACAGCTCTTAATTCATCAATAGAATCAATAAAACTGGGAAGTAAAGGCTCTGTTTTTTCTGTTATATCTTCAGAGATGAGAAAAAACTCTGAAGAAGAAGGGAGAATAATATCCCAGATGAAGGTTTTGATACAAAGAATATCAGAAAACATAAGAGAGATAGTCTATACTGTAAGCTTGTCAAAAATAGAGATAGTTATGTTTTCAAGATTTTTAAACTCTCTCATAGAGAGTGTAAGCAAACAGGTGATAAATGAAAGATCAGAAGATATGAAAAATTTTGTTTTTCTGATACAATCGTCTTTAGACTACTTTAGAAAACTGTCCAACATAATGGAAGAAAGTATAAAGCTTCTTGAGGATCTAAATAAGAATATGAGGAAGCTGAAGGTTCTTATCGAAGAGCTTGAGGCTGTTTATTTCAGAGGTTTGATAGAATCGGGTTATTTAGATAGAACAAATTTCCCTATCATATTTAACTATGTTAAAGATCTTGTTAATAAAACAAAAGTAGATATATCAGGTATAGAAAATCCATTAACAAAAATCCTGAACAGAAGTATAGCAACAGAGGAAACGGTTAACGACATTATAAACAGTCTTGAAACGATAAATAAAGATCTTGAAAAGATACTCCAGAACTGA
- the rpsU gene encoding 30S ribosomal protein S21 — MAVVRIQEGESFEKALKRFKKICEKEGIITEMKRREFYEKPSVKRKRKQRAARKRLIKALKKKGLL; from the coding sequence ATGGCAGTAGTTAGAATTCAAGAAGGGGAAAGTTTTGAAAAGGCTCTAAAAAGGTTTAAAAAGATATGCGAAAAGGAAGGGATCATAACAGAGATGAAAAGAAGAGAGTTTTATGAAAAACCTTCAGTTAAAAGAAAAAGAAAACAAAGAGCTGCAAGAAAAAGATTAATAAAAGCACTTAAGAAAAAAGGTCTTCTTTAA
- a CDS encoding CvpA family protein — protein sequence MIDLIFFVLFLYLVLVGAYRGFIELFIKSTGFVVGVATGIKYSEKFASFLSSYFHSSPAVLNFFSFSLIAVFIFSLSFLVYFFVKRIFIKKRRFGLWDRIVGASGGALIFLIIIAGLSYYSEKNKLVNDLTKSSKIISILKR from the coding sequence ATGATAGATCTTATATTTTTTGTTCTTTTCCTCTACCTTGTTCTTGTTGGGGCATACAGAGGATTTATTGAGCTTTTTATAAAATCTACAGGTTTTGTTGTAGGTGTAGCGACAGGAATAAAATATTCTGAAAAGTTTGCTTCTTTTTTATCTTCTTATTTCCATTCTTCACCTGCGGTTCTAAATTTTTTTTCCTTTTCTCTGATAGCTGTTTTTATTTTTAGCCTTTCATTTCTGGTATATTTTTTTGTGAAAAGGATTTTTATTAAAAAAAGAAGGTTTGGTCTGTGGGACAGGATAGTAGGAGCATCTGGAGGGGCTTTGATCTTTCTGATTATTATTGCCGGTTTGTCCTACTACTCTGAAAAAAATAAACTTGTTAATGATCTTACAAAATCCTCAAAAATAATCTCAATTTTAAAAAGATGA